In a genomic window of Halobiforma lacisalsi AJ5:
- a CDS encoding YeeE/YedE family protein: protein MSEDRHPLFMPLIFVGGLIFGFGLGFSHMAQPEVVLNFLQFQDFGLVFVMFGAAIVSGIAFAVMPRLFDRAPLTGNTYGRRLKPFDRNVLIGGAIFGVGWGLSGICPGAAYASLGIGNVTILWALAGMFVGAYLQGYWRSHRTGSETAPAGAD, encoded by the coding sequence ATGAGCGAGGACCGACATCCCCTGTTCATGCCGCTGATCTTCGTCGGCGGCCTGATCTTCGGATTCGGCCTCGGGTTCAGCCACATGGCCCAGCCCGAAGTGGTCCTGAACTTCCTGCAGTTCCAGGACTTCGGGCTGGTGTTCGTCATGTTCGGTGCAGCGATCGTCTCCGGCATCGCCTTCGCGGTGATGCCGCGGCTGTTCGACCGCGCACCCCTGACCGGCAACACCTACGGCCGCCGGCTGAAGCCGTTCGACCGCAACGTCCTGATCGGCGGCGCGATCTTCGGCGTCGGCTGGGGGCTGTCGGGGATCTGCCCCGGCGCAGCCTACGCCAGCCTCGGCATCGGCAACGTCACCATCCTCTGGGCGCTCGCCGGCATGTTCGTCGGCGCGTACCTCCAGGGGTACTGGCGCAGTCACCGGACCGGGAGCGAGACCGCTCCCGCGGGCGCCGACTGA
- a CDS encoding YeeE/YedE family protein: MVTELIDPALFETLFPEGISRYAVGGLLVGLGAVVIYLGTGIPAGASTFLESTLSYVSDQSRFQRYRGSRDWRVVFTLGIIAGAAAYAMSFQSGLVSSGLYEPGTTGQLREIGGFTIWLTEVQPWRLFLGGVLVGIGTRIGKGCTSGHGVCGVGSASKTSIVGVITFMLVAILTAQTVMALGVSP; this comes from the coding sequence ATGGTAACCGAACTCATCGACCCGGCGCTGTTCGAGACCCTCTTCCCCGAAGGGATCAGCCGCTACGCCGTCGGGGGGCTGCTCGTCGGCCTCGGAGCCGTCGTCATCTACCTCGGCACCGGCATCCCGGCGGGGGCGAGTACGTTCCTCGAATCGACGCTGTCGTACGTCTCGGACCAGTCGCGGTTCCAGCGGTACCGCGGCTCCCGGGACTGGCGCGTCGTCTTCACGCTCGGGATCATCGCGGGCGCGGCGGCGTACGCGATGTCGTTCCAGTCGGGGCTGGTCTCGAGCGGCCTCTACGAGCCCGGGACGACCGGCCAGTTGCGCGAGATCGGCGGCTTCACGATCTGGCTGACCGAGGTCCAGCCGTGGCGGCTGTTCCTCGGCGGAGTGCTGGTCGGCATCGGCACCCGGATCGGCAAAGGCTGTACGTCGGGCCACGGCGTCTGTGGCGTCGGCTCTGCCTCGAAGACGTCGATCGTCGGCGTGATCACGTTCATGCTCGTGGCGATCCTGACGGCCCAGACGGTGATGGCACTGGGGGTGAGTCCATGA
- a CDS encoding MBL fold metallo-hydrolase, with translation MDEMDFPTPDVTVDSVTPEALKARIDAGEELTILDARMQSDYEEWRIDGENVESINVPYFEFLEDEIDDDVLGRIPDDREITVLCAKGGASEYVAGTLKERGYEVEHLEDGMNGWARIYERVEVDRYDGAGTLYQYQRPSSGCLGYLVVDGDEAAVIDPLRAFTDRYLDDVDELDVDLTYAIDTHIHADHISGVRALDAVGVEGVIPEASVDRGVTYADEMTLAADGDEFEVGDATIETVYTPGHTSGMTSYLIDGSLLATGDGLFVESVARPDLEEGDDGAPEAAAQLYESLQERVLTLPDDTLIGGAHFSDAAEPAEDGTYTAPIGQLEEEMDALTMDEDDFVELILSDMPPRPANYEDIIPTNLGQQEADDEEAFELELGPNNCAASQESLAGD, from the coding sequence ATGGACGAAATGGACTTCCCGACTCCGGACGTGACGGTCGACTCCGTGACGCCGGAAGCGCTGAAGGCCCGAATCGACGCCGGCGAGGAACTGACGATCCTCGACGCGCGGATGCAAAGCGACTACGAAGAGTGGCGAATCGACGGCGAGAACGTCGAGTCGATCAACGTCCCGTACTTCGAATTCCTCGAAGACGAGATCGACGACGACGTTCTTGGACGAATTCCGGACGACCGCGAAATCACCGTCCTCTGTGCGAAAGGCGGCGCCAGCGAGTACGTCGCGGGCACGCTGAAAGAGCGCGGCTACGAGGTCGAACACCTCGAGGACGGGATGAACGGCTGGGCGCGCATCTACGAGCGCGTCGAGGTCGACCGCTACGACGGCGCGGGGACGCTGTACCAGTACCAGCGCCCCTCGAGCGGCTGTCTCGGCTACCTCGTCGTCGACGGCGACGAAGCGGCCGTGATCGACCCGCTGCGTGCGTTCACGGATCGGTACCTCGACGACGTAGACGAACTCGACGTCGACCTGACCTACGCGATCGATACGCACATCCACGCGGACCACATCTCGGGCGTCCGCGCGCTCGATGCGGTCGGCGTCGAGGGCGTCATCCCCGAGGCGTCGGTCGACCGCGGCGTGACCTACGCCGACGAGATGACCCTCGCGGCGGACGGTGACGAGTTCGAGGTCGGCGACGCCACCATCGAGACCGTCTACACGCCCGGGCACACCTCCGGGATGACCTCGTACCTGATCGACGGCTCGCTGCTCGCGACGGGCGACGGTCTGTTCGTCGAGAGCGTTGCCCGCCCCGACCTGGAGGAGGGCGACGACGGCGCGCCCGAGGCCGCCGCACAGCTCTACGAGTCGCTGCAGGAACGCGTACTCACGCTGCCCGACGACACGTTGATCGGCGGCGCACACTTCAGCGACGCCGCAGAGCCAGCCGAGGACGGCACCTACACCGCACCGATCGGTCAGCTCGAGGAAGAGATGGACGCGCTGACGATGGACGAAGACGACTTCGTCGAGCTGATCCTCTCGGACATGCCGCCCCGTCCGGCCAACTACGAGGACATCATCCCGACGAACCTCGGCCAGCAGGAGGCCGACGACGAGGAGGCGTTCGAACTCGAGCTCGGCCCGAACAACTGTGCCGCCAGCCAGGAGTCGCTGGCCGGTGACTAA
- a CDS encoding sulfurtransferase TusA family protein: MSSEYESTETLDVKGQSCPMPVVKTKQAIDDLEADEVLEVVATDSGSMSDIQGWAKGTDGVELLDQVEGDGTYTHYVKKTN, translated from the coding sequence ATGAGTTCGGAATACGAATCCACCGAGACCCTAGACGTGAAAGGACAGTCCTGCCCGATGCCCGTCGTCAAGACCAAGCAAGCGATCGACGACCTCGAAGCCGACGAGGTGCTCGAGGTCGTCGCCACCGACTCGGGAAGCATGAGCGACATCCAGGGCTGGGCGAAGGGAACCGACGGCGTCGAACTCCTCGATCAGGTCGAGGGGGACGGCACGTACACGCACTACGTGAAAAAGACCAACTAA
- a CDS encoding DsrE/DsrF/DrsH-like family protein, with translation MSTDTQPSSIDSDEDAAAELEALRERVAELEESVADAADDDGGKKMTIIATQGTFDMAYPPLILASTAAAFDWDVVVFHTFWGLDILHEENSKNLKLSAVGNPNMPMPNALAALPGMDAMATKMMRKRIDENDTATIEELIDLSLDQGVELQACQMTIELMDYDEDDFYDGVTTGVGAATALQHMAESDVQLLV, from the coding sequence ATGAGCACGGACACCCAGCCGTCATCGATCGACAGCGACGAGGATGCCGCCGCCGAACTCGAGGCCCTCCGCGAGCGCGTCGCGGAACTCGAGGAGTCTGTCGCCGACGCGGCCGACGACGACGGCGGAAAGAAGATGACGATCATCGCTACCCAGGGCACCTTCGACATGGCCTACCCGCCGCTGATCCTCGCGAGCACGGCGGCCGCCTTCGACTGGGACGTCGTCGTCTTCCACACCTTCTGGGGGCTGGACATCCTCCACGAGGAGAACTCGAAGAACCTCAAGCTGAGCGCCGTCGGTAACCCGAACATGCCGATGCCGAACGCGCTCGCGGCCCTGCCCGGGATGGACGCCATGGCGACGAAGATGATGCGAAAGCGCATCGACGAGAACGACACGGCGACCATCGAAGAACTGATCGACCTCTCGCTGGACCAGGGCGTCGAACTACAGGCCTGCCAGATGACGATCGAGTTGATGGACTACGACGAGGACGACTTCTACGACGGCGTCACCACCGGCGTCGGCGCGGCGACCGCACTCCAGCACATGGCTGAGTCCGACGTCCAGTTGCTCGTCTAA
- a CDS encoding HalOD1 output domain-containing protein: MTDSSHRPSETPLSLRVVETVADAEDVAPTELQPPINHAVDASALNRLFDGTASGDSSPADCVTFRYCGYDVTVHANGRVDLS, from the coding sequence ATGACCGACAGTTCCCATCGGCCGTCCGAGACGCCGCTCTCCCTGCGGGTCGTCGAGACCGTCGCCGACGCCGAGGACGTCGCCCCCACGGAGCTGCAGCCACCGATCAACCACGCCGTCGACGCGTCCGCGCTGAACCGACTGTTCGACGGAACCGCCTCCGGGGACTCGAGTCCCGCTGATTGCGTCACCTTTCGGTACTGCGGCTACGACGTGACCGTCCACGCGAACGGACGTGTCGACCTCTCCTGA
- a CDS encoding FAD-dependent oxidoreductase, producing the protein MTDPFVIVGGDAAGMSAASKAKREDPDREVVVFEKGDWVSYAACGMPYYVKGEVDDLEDLVAVTPEEFREERDVDLRTGHEVVAIDPEAKTVTVDADGERFDQPYGDLLIATGARAVEPPFEGFDLEGVFTLRSMDEADAIEDFVDEQEPRTAAIVGGGYVGVEMAEALVERGIDVSVFEMLPRILQPFGEATASTVADHLREQGVDLHLETAVEGFGGVDRVETVQLEDDAVSADLVVVGVGVAPNVELAEEAGIDLGPTGAIATDEYGRTNYEDVFAAGDCAEEDHVVTGEPDHVPLALTANRAGRAIGTTVAGDPTPTGGTAGTAIVKAFDLGAARTGILEDDRAREAGFDPVSVTIDAATRPHYYPGATELTVTLVADGESGRVLGASVVGEEGVKRIDTVATAVHAELTVAELRNLDLAYAPPFSPVWDPILTAAKVLEGNVDG; encoded by the coding sequence ATGACCGATCCGTTCGTCATCGTCGGCGGCGACGCAGCAGGAATGAGCGCCGCGAGCAAAGCCAAGCGCGAGGACCCCGACCGCGAGGTCGTCGTCTTCGAGAAGGGCGACTGGGTCTCGTACGCAGCCTGTGGCATGCCCTACTACGTCAAAGGAGAGGTCGACGACCTCGAGGACCTGGTGGCAGTCACGCCCGAGGAGTTCCGGGAGGAACGCGACGTCGACCTCCGAACGGGCCACGAGGTCGTCGCGATCGACCCCGAGGCCAAGACGGTGACCGTCGACGCCGACGGCGAGCGGTTCGACCAGCCGTACGGTGACCTGCTGATCGCCACCGGCGCGCGGGCGGTCGAGCCGCCGTTCGAGGGGTTCGACCTCGAGGGCGTGTTCACGCTCCGGAGCATGGACGAGGCGGACGCGATAGAGGACTTCGTGGACGAGCAGGAGCCTCGTACGGCGGCCATCGTCGGCGGCGGGTACGTCGGCGTCGAGATGGCCGAGGCGCTCGTCGAACGGGGGATCGACGTCTCCGTCTTCGAGATGCTGCCACGGATCCTCCAGCCCTTCGGCGAGGCGACCGCCAGCACCGTCGCGGACCACCTCCGCGAGCAGGGGGTCGACCTCCACCTCGAGACGGCGGTCGAGGGGTTCGGCGGCGTCGACCGGGTCGAGACGGTCCAACTCGAGGACGACGCGGTGTCGGCCGACCTGGTCGTCGTTGGCGTCGGCGTCGCCCCCAACGTCGAACTCGCCGAGGAGGCGGGGATCGACCTCGGGCCGACGGGGGCCATCGCGACCGACGAGTACGGCCGCACGAACTACGAGGACGTCTTCGCGGCGGGCGACTGCGCGGAGGAGGACCACGTCGTCACCGGCGAGCCCGATCACGTCCCGCTCGCGCTCACGGCCAACCGTGCGGGACGGGCGATCGGGACGACGGTCGCGGGCGATCCCACGCCGACCGGCGGCACCGCCGGCACGGCGATCGTCAAGGCCTTCGACCTGGGCGCAGCCCGGACGGGCATCCTCGAGGACGACCGGGCGCGCGAGGCCGGTTTCGATCCCGTCTCCGTGACGATCGATGCGGCCACGCGTCCGCACTACTACCCGGGCGCGACCGAACTCACGGTGACGCTGGTCGCGGACGGCGAGAGCGGGCGCGTCCTCGGCGCGAGCGTCGTCGGCGAGGAGGGAGTCAAGCGGATCGACACGGTCGCGACGGCGGTACACGCGGAACTGACCGTCGCCGAACTCCGCAACCTCGATCTGGCGTACGCACCGCCCTTTAGCCCCGTCTGGGACCCGATCCTCACCGCGGCGAAGGTCCTCGAGGGGAACGTCGACGGGTAA
- a CDS encoding MBL fold metallo-hydrolase, which produces MSVDYDSLAFERLGHASVRIETDDGTVVYVDPWSDVLEGEPGDGDVVFVTHDDFDHYDPDAIEAVAGKDATVAVYEDVDTADLTFDVVDLPYEGEVTVDGIDVRTVPAYNDPGGDHVDDDGEPFHADGEVIGLILDLEGTTVYVPSDTDFLPHHEGIRADVFVPPIGGHFTMDRHEAADFARSVEPELVLPVHYDTFDPIETDPEAFASDVEDAGIRVELF; this is translated from the coding sequence ATGTCCGTCGACTACGACTCGCTCGCGTTCGAGCGACTCGGCCACGCCAGCGTCCGCATCGAAACCGACGACGGCACCGTCGTCTACGTCGATCCGTGGAGCGACGTACTCGAGGGCGAACCCGGTGACGGCGACGTCGTCTTCGTCACCCACGACGACTTCGATCACTACGATCCCGACGCCATCGAGGCCGTCGCCGGCAAGGATGCGACGGTCGCCGTCTACGAAGACGTCGACACCGCCGACCTCACGTTCGACGTCGTCGACCTCCCTTACGAGGGGGAGGTAACGGTCGACGGAATCGACGTCAGAACCGTCCCGGCGTACAACGATCCCGGCGGGGACCACGTCGACGACGACGGCGAGCCGTTCCACGCCGACGGGGAGGTGATCGGTCTGATCCTGGATCTCGAGGGGACGACCGTCTACGTCCCCTCGGATACGGACTTCCTCCCGCACCACGAGGGGATCAGGGCGGACGTGTTCGTCCCGCCGATCGGGGGCCACTTCACGATGGACCGCCACGAGGCCGCGGACTTCGCGCGCAGCGTGGAGCCGGAGCTGGTGCTGCCGGTCCACTACGATACGTTCGACCCGATCGAGACCGACCCGGAGGCGTTCGCGTCGGACGTAGAGGACGCAGGGATACGCGTCGAGTTGTTCTGA
- a CDS encoding lipoyl domain-containing protein encodes MSAGEDRVAVDTDAVWPDDAEEDEGVVVNWFAREGSHVTEGETICEYQVEKVSVDVPAPVAGELAEIVLEEDDEVERGATLAWIVPE; translated from the coding sequence ATGAGCGCGGGCGAGGACCGCGTCGCCGTCGATACGGACGCCGTCTGGCCGGACGACGCCGAGGAGGACGAGGGCGTCGTCGTCAACTGGTTCGCCCGCGAGGGGAGCCACGTCACGGAGGGCGAGACGATCTGCGAGTACCAGGTCGAGAAAGTCAGCGTCGACGTGCCCGCGCCCGTCGCGGGCGAACTCGCCGAAATCGTCCTCGAGGAGGACGACGAGGTAGAACGCGGGGCGACGCTGGCCTGGATCGTTCCCGAGTGA
- a CDS encoding alpha-ketoacid dehydrogenase subunit beta, whose amino-acid sequence MAESEPEQEPEAETAGDAEPQVVERDLTMSRAMVEAIAHEMREDEEVFYMGEDVADYGGIFDSTEGLLEEFGHDRIMDVPISETAYIGAAVGAAQEGMRPIAELMFVDFFGVCMDQIYNQMAKNTYMSGASVSVPMVLTTAVGGTYNDAAQHSQTLYGTFAHLPGMKVVVPSTAYDAKGLMHNAIRDDDPVVYMFHKRLMGIGWMPAPDGPKTPVPEEAYTIPFGSADVKREGEDVTVVTLGLHVHRALEAAAELADDGIDAEVIDLRTLVPLDTETVRESVAKTGHLVVVDEDYRSYGVTGEIIASVAEDRLADLEGVERVAVPDVPLPYSRPMENEVIPGAEDVAAAVRSVRSTESGAE is encoded by the coding sequence ATGGCGGAATCCGAACCCGAACAAGAGCCCGAAGCCGAGACCGCAGGCGACGCCGAACCACAGGTCGTCGAGCGCGACCTGACGATGAGCCGCGCGATGGTCGAGGCGATCGCCCACGAGATGCGCGAGGACGAGGAGGTCTTCTACATGGGCGAGGACGTCGCCGACTACGGCGGCATCTTCGACAGCACCGAGGGGCTGCTCGAGGAGTTCGGCCACGACCGGATCATGGACGTGCCGATCAGCGAGACGGCCTACATCGGGGCCGCCGTCGGGGCCGCACAGGAGGGGATGCGCCCGATTGCGGAGCTGATGTTCGTCGACTTCTTCGGCGTCTGTATGGACCAGATCTACAACCAGATGGCGAAGAACACGTACATGAGCGGGGCGAGCGTGTCGGTTCCGATGGTGTTGACCACCGCCGTCGGTGGGACCTACAACGACGCCGCCCAGCACTCCCAGACGCTGTACGGCACCTTCGCCCACCTGCCGGGGATGAAGGTCGTGGTCCCCTCGACGGCGTACGACGCGAAGGGGCTGATGCACAACGCCATCCGGGACGACGACCCGGTCGTCTACATGTTCCACAAGCGACTGATGGGGATCGGCTGGATGCCCGCTCCCGACGGGCCGAAGACGCCCGTGCCGGAGGAGGCGTACACGATCCCTTTCGGCAGCGCCGATGTGAAACGCGAGGGCGAGGACGTCACGGTCGTCACGCTCGGCCTGCACGTCCACCGCGCGCTCGAGGCCGCGGCGGAGCTCGCCGACGACGGGATCGACGCCGAGGTGATCGACCTGCGGACGCTGGTGCCGCTGGACACGGAGACCGTCCGCGAGTCGGTAGCGAAGACCGGTCACCTCGTGGTCGTCGACGAGGACTACCGCTCCTACGGCGTCACCGGCGAGATCATCGCCTCCGTCGCGGAGGACCGGCTGGCCGACCTCGAGGGCGTCGAGCGGGTCGCGGTGCCGGACGTGCCGCTGCCGTACTCCAGGCCGATGGAGAACGAGGTGATCCCGGGCGCCGAGGACGTCGCGGCGGCGGTCAGGAGCGTTCGGTCGACCGAATCGGGGGCAGAATGA
- a CDS encoding thiamine pyrophosphate-dependent dehydrogenase E1 component subunit alpha, giving the protein MFEDMVTARYYEERLQEEYLEGKQPAFDISAGPIPGELHLAAGQEAAAAGVCRHLRDDDTVTAPHRPHHVAIAKGVDLKRMTAEIFGRETGLCGGKGGHMHLFDPDAGFACSGIIAEGCPPAVGAGLAASKRNEDSVAVAFLGEGAISQGGFFESLNLAAVRELPVVFVIEDNDWAISMPKERVSDVADGSRRAEGFDMPGTRVDSDDAVAVSEAAKEAIGRARDRNGPSLLEVQVHRRMGHFMGDPQTYRPEADQEAAADRDSIERLAAELRRRGVEDETLESIREDAHERVDEAIEWAKDQPEPSPEDAYEDVFANPPSGVTDEEPAYDLGTDARAGVESGGDD; this is encoded by the coding sequence ATGTTCGAGGACATGGTCACGGCCCGATACTACGAGGAACGACTCCAGGAGGAGTACCTGGAGGGGAAACAGCCGGCTTTCGACATCTCGGCCGGCCCGATCCCGGGGGAGCTGCACCTGGCCGCCGGCCAGGAAGCCGCGGCCGCGGGGGTCTGCCGGCACCTACGGGACGACGACACGGTGACCGCGCCCCACCGGCCACACCACGTCGCCATCGCGAAGGGGGTCGACCTGAAGCGCATGACCGCGGAGATATTCGGCCGCGAGACCGGCCTCTGTGGCGGCAAGGGCGGGCACATGCACCTGTTCGATCCCGACGCGGGCTTTGCCTGCAGCGGGATCATCGCCGAGGGGTGTCCGCCCGCGGTCGGGGCCGGACTCGCCGCGAGCAAGCGAAACGAGGACAGCGTCGCCGTCGCCTTCCTCGGGGAGGGCGCGATCAGCCAGGGCGGCTTCTTCGAGTCGCTGAACCTCGCGGCGGTCCGCGAACTCCCGGTGGTCTTCGTGATCGAGGACAACGACTGGGCGATCAGCATGCCCAAAGAGCGCGTCTCGGACGTCGCGGACGGCTCCCGGCGGGCCGAGGGGTTCGACATGCCCGGCACCCGCGTCGACAGCGACGACGCCGTCGCCGTCTCCGAGGCCGCGAAGGAGGCCATCGGCCGCGCTCGAGACCGCAACGGGCCGTCGCTGCTCGAGGTACAGGTCCACCGGCGGATGGGTCACTTCATGGGGGATCCCCAGACCTACCGCCCCGAGGCCGACCAGGAGGCGGCGGCCGACCGCGACTCGATCGAGCGGCTGGCGGCGGAACTGCGCCGACGCGGCGTCGAGGACGAGACTCTCGAGTCGATCCGGGAGGACGCCCACGAGCGGGTCGACGAGGCGATCGAGTGGGCCAAGGACCAGCCCGAACCGTCGCCCGAGGACGCCTACGAGGACGTGTTCGCGAACCCGCCGTCGGGCGTGACCGACGAGGAACCCGCGTACGACCTGGGGACGGACGCGAGAGCGGGTGTGGAAAGCGGGGGTGATGACTGA
- a CDS encoding MaoC family dehydratase, whose protein sequence is MSTHSPDSETSTVTPVREQWSSISKHVFNSYLEANNALLASMGVQPPTASETSDADRDCVNSTTVESPLAELSFGDEAWLTERSVEEHDELGVGEYVRFTKRISEPDVSAFATASGDTNRLHLEDGFAEGTMFDGRIAHGTLVAGTISAALARFPGTTVYLSQDLEFLAPVEIGDAVTAECELLEDLGDDRYRVRTTVSSVADDGDGSDDGDGNDDGDENHDRTVIDGEAVVTISPLPDE, encoded by the coding sequence ATGAGCACTCACAGTCCGGACTCCGAGACGTCAACCGTTACACCGGTACGCGAGCAGTGGTCCAGCATCTCGAAACACGTGTTCAACAGCTATCTCGAGGCGAACAACGCGCTCCTCGCATCGATGGGTGTCCAGCCGCCGACGGCGTCGGAGACGAGCGACGCCGACCGCGACTGCGTGAACTCGACGACCGTCGAGTCGCCGCTGGCCGAACTCTCCTTCGGCGACGAGGCGTGGCTGACCGAACGCTCCGTCGAGGAACACGACGAACTCGGCGTCGGCGAGTACGTACGGTTCACCAAACGGATCTCCGAGCCCGACGTCTCGGCGTTCGCGACCGCCTCCGGCGACACCAATCGCCTCCACCTCGAGGACGGGTTCGCCGAAGGGACGATGTTCGACGGTCGCATCGCACACGGCACGCTCGTCGCCGGGACGATCAGCGCCGCGCTGGCCCGGTTCCCGGGGACGACGGTCTACCTGTCTCAGGATCTCGAGTTCCTCGCGCCGGTCGAAATCGGCGACGCGGTCACCGCGGAGTGTGAACTCCTCGAGGACCTGGGTGACGATCGGTATCGGGTGCGAACGACGGTTTCGTCGGTTGCCGACGACGGCGACGGCAGCGACGACGGCGACGGCAACGACGACGGCGATGAGAACCACGACCGGACGGTCATCGATGGCGAAGCCGTCGTCACGATCTCCCCGCTTCCGGACGAATAA
- a CDS encoding alpha/beta fold hydrolase: MATFPFDDGSGSLWYDVRGDGRPLVFVHGGWMNGRSWKPQVEHFADDYRVVTMDLRGHGNTGSTDRDRYSIELFADDLEALLGQLEADADAEAPEPILCGLSLGSMVVQEYLHRNPDRAAGAILAGALRSMPPVDLPTGIKGFASPLPAVSTSLSMAGPRATFRSLLYSIRATTGQRWLSVDPATQSSAMEAVGEVSNAEFRKVFDALFRYDPPSLSGVSTPTLVVHGEQEAPPVVRQGERIAATVDDGRHLTLDRSGHLVNQDRPRAFNDVSTKFLGGIAAL, translated from the coding sequence ATGGCAACGTTCCCGTTCGACGACGGCTCCGGCTCCCTCTGGTACGACGTCCGCGGCGACGGCAGGCCGCTCGTGTTCGTCCACGGCGGCTGGATGAACGGCCGCTCCTGGAAGCCACAGGTCGAGCACTTCGCCGACGACTACCGCGTCGTCACGATGGACCTTCGCGGCCACGGCAACACGGGCTCGACCGACCGCGATCGGTACTCGATCGAACTCTTCGCCGACGACCTCGAGGCGTTGCTCGGTCAGCTAGAGGCGGACGCTGACGCTGAGGCCCCCGAGCCGATCCTCTGTGGTCTTTCCCTGGGATCGATGGTCGTCCAGGAGTACCTCCACCGCAACCCGGACCGGGCGGCCGGCGCGATCCTCGCGGGCGCACTGCGTTCGATGCCGCCGGTCGACCTGCCGACCGGCATCAAGGGGTTCGCCTCGCCGCTGCCGGCGGTATCCACCTCGCTGTCGATGGCCGGCCCGCGGGCGACCTTCCGATCGTTGCTGTACTCGATCCGCGCGACGACGGGGCAGCGGTGGCTCTCCGTCGACCCGGCAACCCAGTCGTCGGCCATGGAGGCCGTCGGCGAGGTCTCGAACGCGGAGTTCCGGAAGGTCTTCGACGCCCTCTTCCGGTACGATCCCCCGTCGCTGTCGGGCGTCTCGACGCCGACGCTCGTCGTCCACGGCGAACAGGAGGCCCCACCGGTCGTTCGCCAGGGTGAGCGTATCGCGGCGACGGTCGACGACGGCCGGCACCTCACGCTGGACCGGTCGGGCCACCTGGTCAACCAGGACCGGCCGCGGGCGTTCAACGACGTGAGTACCAAATTCCTGGGTGGGATCGCGGCGCTCTAG